Part of the Tepiditoga spiralis genome, TTTTTAAATTTCATTAAATTTTCTTTTGATCTTATAGGAGCAGTCATATTAGGGATTTCTTTTACTTTAGTAAGTTCAGTTAATTTTTTTAATACAGATTTTTTTTTCATTGTTGATGTGGTTCTTATTTGAGCAACATGATACTTTCCAAAAACATTCTCTAATTCTTGTATTAATTCATTTCTTTTTTCAGCATCTATATCTATGTCTATATCTGGCAGTTCTTTTCTATATTTATTTAAAAATCTTTCAAATAATAAATCATATTTTAAAGGGTTAATTTGAGTTATTCCTAAAGATTTTACAACTAAAGAACTAACCGAAGATCCTCTTCCTGGTCCAATAGTTATATTTTTTTGTTTTGCAGTATCTATTATTTTTTTTACTGTTAATATATAATTTGATGTATTTAATTCTTTTATTAGAGATAATTCTTTTTTTAATCTATTTAATTCTTTTTCAGTATATTTTTTTTTATTTAATAGTTCAGTTAATTTTTGATATCCTCCAAAATTAGGAATATTTATATTAAAAATATTTAAGTTATAATTTGTCTTTATATTTTCAAATATTTTTAATTTTTCAGAGTTTAAATGCCCTTCAGAAATTGAAAGATTTTTATCATCTTTTAATAAATTTTTAAGTATTTTTGTAGGATAAAAAATTGTTGGTAAGTTAAATTTTATTTCTTCAAGATTTAAATCTTTTTTTAATTTATTATAATGTTTTATTGCAATTAAAATATCTTGTTCATTTTTTATAATATATTTTGTGTTATGTACTTTATACAAAATTATTGGTTTTATGTTGTATTGTTTTGAAAAATAAATAAACTTCATCCAAGATTTTGGATGAGGTTCACAAAGTATTATCGTATTAAATTTATATTTTTTTGCTAAATTAAATAAATCTCTTATTTGTATATAAGAATTACTTTTATTTGTTGAAACTGGTCCTAATATAGCCATGTTATCACCTTGAATTTAAAGTTATTATTGCTTTTTTAAAATCATTTGGTAATTTAGCAACAAATCTCATCCATTTTTCAGATCGTGGATGGTAAAATCCAAGAGTAAATGCATGCAACATTTGTCTGTATATCCCTAATTCATTATCGTGTTTTCCATAGACTTCATCACCAAATAAAGGATGACCTATATGTTTAAAATGTACACGTATTTGATGTGTTCTTCCTGTTTTTAAAGTTATCCACATTAAAGAACCATCTTTAAAAGATTTTATATTTTTATAAAGAGTTAGTGAATTTTTTCCATCTTCAACAACAGACATCTTTATTCTTATTGTTGGGTGCCTTGCAATAGGAGCATTTATTTTTCCTTCTTTTTGGGGATGTCCTTTTACTAAAGCTAAATAGGTCTTTTTTGTTACTCTATCTTTAAATTGTTTTGCAAGTGAGTTCATTGCAATATCATTTTTTGCTATTACTATTGTTCCAGAGGTATTTTTATCTAATCTATGAACTATTCCAGGACGCAATTCTCCGCCAATGCCTTTTAAGTCCTTACAATGATACAATAAGGCGTTTACGAGTGTTCCTGATACAATGCTGTAGGCAGGATGTACTATTAAATTTGGTTGTTTATTAACTACAATTATATCTGAATCTTCATATATTATATCTAAAGGTATATTTTCAGCTAGTACTTCTACTGGTTCTGGTTTATCTGGTATATCAATATAAATAATGTCATTTTCTTTTAATTTATAAGAGGGTTTTGACTTTTTATTATTTATCAAGATCTTTTTATCTTTTATAAATTTTTGTATGTGTGTTCTCGATATCCAATCTGGAACAATACTTTTTATAAATAAATCTAAGCGTTTGCCAGAATCTTTTGATTCTATTTTTTCAATCATGTTTACTTCTCCAAAGAAAATATATTGCTAATATTATTCCACCAATAGTTACAAAAGAGTCTGCTACATTAAATATTGCAAAATGAGGAACATATACCATATCTACAACATATCCTATTCTAATTCTATCATACATATTACCAAGTGCTCCACCTATTACCATGTTTATTCCTAAATCAAATAATTTTGATTTTTCTTTTTTTAAATACCATTCTCTAAATAAAAGTGCAATACATATTGCAGATGTTGAAAAAATACCTAATAAAAAAGCGTTATTTTTAAACATTCCAAAAGCCATTCCGGTGTTTTGTGCATAGGTTAGTTTAATAAACCAAATATTTATAGGGTTTAAAGATAAAAAATCTCTTGACCAAATTTTTGAAATTTGATCAAGAAATATTGATATTGGAATTATCCAAGTCATAGCTTATACCTTTTGATAAAAGAATGGCGCTATTGTTTTTAAGCCTAATTCTCTATAATTAAATATTCTTTCAGTTGATCCTACAAATAGCACACCACCAGGTTTTAAAGCATCTACAAATTTTCTATACAACATATCTTTTGCGTCTGTATCAAAGTATATAACAACATTTCTACAAATAATTAAATCAAAATTTTTATCAAATGTATCCATTAATAGATTTAACCTTTTAAAGGTTATTCTTGTTTTATATTGTGGTTTTACTTTAAATTTTCCGTTTTCAAGCTTCATAAAATACTTATCAATATCAGATGGAGAAAAATTAATTAAACTTCTTTTATCATAAATACCTTCTTGTGCTTTTTTTAGAACAAATTTATCAAAATCTGCAGCTAATATTTTTGCAGATGAAGGAGCATTAATTTGATCTAAAACAATAGATAA contains:
- a CDS encoding RluA family pseudouridine synthase, producing MIEKIESKDSGKRLDLFIKSIVPDWISRTHIQKFIKDKKILINNKKSKPSYKLKENDIIYIDIPDKPEPVEVLAENIPLDIIYEDSDIIVVNKQPNLIVHPAYSIVSGTLVNALLYHCKDLKGIGGELRPGIVHRLDKNTSGTIVIAKNDIAMNSLAKQFKDRVTKKTYLALVKGHPQKEGKINAPIARHPTIRIKMSVVEDGKNSLTLYKNIKSFKDGSLMWITLKTGRTHQIRVHFKHIGHPLFGDEVYGKHDNELGIYRQMLHAFTLGFYHPRSEKWMRFVAKLPNDFKKAIITLNSR
- the lspA gene encoding signal peptidase II, coding for MTWIIPISIFLDQISKIWSRDFLSLNPINIWFIKLTYAQNTGMAFGMFKNNAFLLGIFSTSAICIALLFREWYLKKEKSKLFDLGINMVIGGALGNMYDRIRIGYVVDMVYVPHFAIFNVADSFVTIGGIILAIYFLWRSKHD
- a CDS encoding CheR family methyltransferase, coding for MNESLIYKSPYNDKDYEKLLKDLNTYFEVDLSGYKQHRVRRRIDMLMRKHSYKTYGEYMNNLRKDTKLWDEFLDKLTINVTEFFRNPEKWEYLKKEILPKLLKENPMKFRAWSAGCSTGEEPHTLSIVLDQINAPSSAKILAADFDKFVLKKAQEGIYDKRSLINFSPSDIDKYFMKLENGKFKVKPQYKTRITFKRLNLLMDTFDKNFDLIICRNVVIYFDTDAKDMLYRKFVDALKPGGVLFVGSTERIFNYRELGLKTIAPFFYQKV